Proteins encoded by one window of Lycium barbarum isolate Lr01 chromosome 11, ASM1917538v2, whole genome shotgun sequence:
- the LOC132617249 gene encoding uncharacterized protein LOC132617249: MATLQKFKLLATQCAVAASPTRSPTTSPIIHLRRRKTLRMLLSRGGERGSRGGHPSGDNTSPDRISSESRDSPDNKENELVGRSHKLKDLFVSENSRPEFSPESDRAAGSIVSIRSVRPLSATFRQRLLRRVWRPMLVSIPE; the protein is encoded by the coding sequence ATGGCGACTCTGCAAAAATTTAAGCTATTAGCGACCCAATGTGCAGTAGCAGCAAGTCCAACTCGAAGCCCAACAACCAGCCCGATTATTCACCTCCGCCGCCGCAAAACTCTCCGCATGCTCCTCAGCCGAGGGGGCGAGCGCGGCAGCAGAGGCGGTCATCCGTCCGGAGACAATACGTCTCCGGATCGGATATCCAGCGAATCTCGAGATTCGCCGGATAATAAAGAAAATGAACTGGTAGGAAGAAGTCACAAGCTTAAGGATTTATTCGTTTCGGAAAATTCGAGACCGGAATTTTCACCGGAAAGTGATCGTGCAGCCGGTAGTATTGTGAGTATTCGTTCAGTTAGGCCGTTGTCAGCGACTTTCCGGCAACGGTTGCTTAGGAGAGTTTGGAGACCTATGCTTGTGAGTATACCTGAATAA